In one window of Nicotiana tabacum cultivar K326 chromosome 12, ASM71507v2, whole genome shotgun sequence DNA:
- the LOC107804373 gene encoding kirola: MGLKGKLVVSMEVKCGGHLFHDLYQTKPHHVSNISPNYVTGFDLHEGGIGEVGSVVTWKYKEDGNAKIAKCVIEVIDDEKKSNTWKVIGGDLLEAYNDFIVNISCNQHWITWTLEYEKKTEDTSEPITFLGFFTYLSKDIEAHHVEK; the protein is encoded by the exons ATGGGTTTGAAAGGCAAGTTGGTTGTTTCAATGGAGGTGAAATGTGGAGGACACTTATTTCATGACCTTTATCAAACTAAACCTCATCATGTATCCaacataagccccaattatgtcacaGGTTTTGATCTTCATGAAGGTGGGATTGGAGAAGTTGGTTCTGTAGTTACCTGGAAATATAAGGAGG ATGGAAATGCAAAGATTGCTAAGTGTGTCATTGAAGTCATTGATGATGAAAAGAAATCAAACACATGGAAAGTGATAGGAGGAGATCTCCTGGAAGCGTATAACGATTTCATTGTTAACATATCCTGCAATCAGCACTGGATTACATGGACACTTGAGTATGAGAAGAAGACTGAAGACACTTCAGAACCTATAACTTTCTTGGGATTTTTCACTTATTTGTCCAAAGATATTGAGGCGCACCATGTCGAAAAATAG